acacacacacacacacacacacacacacacacacacacacacacacacacgcttgcaTAGATAAACTCTGAATATAGTAGTGGGACTTCAGCTGTTTATGTAACTTACTATCTTAAGACTTTTGTGTCTACAATAATTAGTTTCCTTGGAACCAGATCCCTACCTGTTAATAATTCTCCACTGTACCCATGGTTCAGAAAATTACAGTCAGCCTGCCAGGGACACGTCACTCAGAGAGCTTTTAGAAACATGAGAGGCATCCATACATTTAGAGCACGGGCCTGTTATCAGAAAAAAGTACAAGCCGGAGTTGAATGGTGTTCAGTTTCACCTTCCTTCCTGTTGCTCTATGACGTAGTTTGAAACAGAAACCACAAGTGAGTCAGTCTCGGGTCGAGGTTAGGATTTCCAAAATCAGAGTTCACACACATGTAGCTCTTGATCATATATGTTCATATGTTAACAGTCTTTTTCTTCCCCTTCTTTATTTCTGCGGGAGTCAGGTGGCAGGAGCTCTGTGGAGGTATTTCATCTCCAAAGGCATTGAGTATCTGGACACTGTGTTTTTCATCCTGAGGAAAAAATTTAACCAGGTCACCTTCCTGCACGTCTACCATCATTGCTCCATGTTCACGCTCTGGTGGATTGGCATCAAGTGGGTGGCAGGAGGACAGTGTGAGTAGCTTACAACACAGCAGACATCagctatatgatatatatatgaatTTATCAGCATTGCTGTTGATAAAGCCTTCACCGGCTCTGTAGTTTTGTGGTTTATACTGGGTGAGGGCTGGGAAGAGACACAAATGCCTTGATGGATGCTTCAGGAAGCTAAACCAAACATGTGGAGCTACTTGTCTATAAACCTTTTATTCACTACTGGTTAATGTATtcattattgttgtttgttgagcttattttttttttttttttaataatatgcatCTGCATATTAACAGCCATGCTAGCAACTCTGTAAAGGTATACCACAGGCAGAGGAGCACTTTGAGCTAAGTGCTAATGCCAACAAGGCAACATGTTGAGAGTAATAGCATTTAATCGCTGAAGTTTACTATTGGGTACAATGTTTATCATGTTCACAGTATGTATTTAGCATGATAACACGCTATCACTTGCTAATTAGTAAACACAGGTGCAGCTATATGTATATTTGCAAGTAGATGATTGTGACTGAGAGTAAACTGAGTCTGAACACTGATGAGGAAGCTAGATGACAAATTTCACTGAAACCCACAAGCATAGTATCGTCATATGTAGCTTGGATAGTTTAATCTGGATTCATGGGCCCCTGGACCTACACTTGTTTGTATCTCCCACCCCCCTCAACTATTGTCTTTTTATTGGATACAGACAGCAGGAGTTCAGAGCAACTcagtttaagatttttttttaactatagtaagcagaacaaaattaaaaacttaTTGTTTCTTCTACTGCAGCATTCTTTGGTGCACATATGAATGCGATGATCCATGTCCTGATGTACCTGTATTACGGTCTTGCCTCCTGTGGACCTAAGATCCAAAAGTACCTGTGGTGGAAGAAGTATCTGACAATTATCCAGATGGTAGGTTGATTTCCAGGGTGGCtgattttgaaattaaatataCTGATTGTAGGGATCATTTGACTGAAAATCATTCTTCTTGCTATGAAAGAACGGTGAAAACACAATATGGTGCAAAAGCATAACTCTTATTCTCTCTTTGGGGCTCAGATTCAGTTCCATGTCACCATCGGTCACACGGCCTTGTCTCTCTATCTCTAAAGACAGAGCACATATCTGAACCACTGGAACACAGAGGTAAGAGAAATCTGTGGAGATACATGCGAAGGATTAATCTATAAATTAGTTAATATTAGATTATTTCTGccaagaaaaatgttgcctgagtTGATGTAGCAGTAATCTTGTTTGCGTTGGCCATGTTTCTTTTGATTTGTGTTACCTTACCTGCTTTTCTTTCATACTCTCTTTAGGTAATAAAGCCACATCTTTACCATGAAGCTACCTTTGGCTCTGGTGTTTGCACTCACCCTCCCCATCATCAGGGCTCAGGTTCCCGACTGGGGCCCGTGTCCAGAGCCTGCTGTTCAACCCCCCGTCAGCCTTAAACAGGTACCAGTGACGATGCAGACTGTGCAGAATATGCTGAACACATTAGGCGTGAATGTCATGAGATACTTCTTCTCTCGCACagtttgaaaaggaaaaagctgacacCACAAACATTATCAGAGATTTCTGTTAAACGAGaatttattaatataaatattgttttcatgtgaaaaaataatttaatttattaaaagtactttttatttatatagtttataatatatatatatatttttttcagcatttcagcATAATCTTTGTTGTAAGTCAACTCAGTACCCAAAGTATTGTGTAAGTAAAGCTTTTCAGTACCTTTAATAGCATAGAAATGTGCATACATTAGTACAATAActgaataaatgaagacagacttTTTCCCAGAGGGGAAACTTGGCAAAACATTGTGTTTAATTACTTCCTCAGCTGGTGTAGAGTAGGTTTTTATAAAACACATACCATATATCAGAGTATGTAGATTTATTCATAGTCTGCCgaccccctcttcttcttctctgtgctgGTGTTGTTgttcgtgtgcgtgtgtgtgtgcgtgccttaGAAGTCAATTAATACATTAGCCATActtaaaaaacatctgaatttcatttagaactgagattctaagttgtaagcagaaatcttatgcacagccagaaacatgtttccccactttcacaACGCTGAGGTGTCAAATACACAACCCCCAACAAATGGTTTGTTACACGCGGGTGTGAAGGGCAAGCTTTACttacacagcctcacacacagtagatttttaaagtttttgggtACAGGGGTTTAGCCACAGATGCAACATCCACTTTTGATAAAGATCCCTCcacctgtttatttcttaagaaattaagCATCTTTTATTAAACTCTTATTTATAATTGTCTACACATTAATAGACACCGTGTGCTCTGTGACATTATAGTCTTCTACTGCTGCTTCCATCGGTTTGCAATTTAAACTCCCAGCCTTTCAGTTTGTTATGAACAACTTTAtatcacaaaatgttagaaatataaagTGATCCATgcgacttttttatttatttttttattttctgtttgatggaaggacttaagacacgagttatttaaacaattctaaATGACAGTGTGATGGCCATAGT
This Astatotilapia calliptera chromosome 7, fAstCal1.2, whole genome shotgun sequence DNA region includes the following protein-coding sequences:
- the LOC113027305 gene encoding elongation of very long chain fatty acids protein 4-like, encoding MSLKQKPQVSQSRVEVRISKIRVHTHVALDHICSYVNSLFLPLLYFCGSQVAGALWRYFISKGIEYLDTVFFILRKKFNQVTFLHVYHHCSMFTLWWIGIKWVAGGQSFFGAHMNAMIHVLMYLYYGLASCGPKIQKYLWWKKYLTIIQMIQFHVTIGHTALSLYL